A part of Entelurus aequoreus isolate RoL-2023_Sb linkage group LG03, RoL_Eaeq_v1.1, whole genome shotgun sequence genomic DNA contains:
- the lingo2b gene encoding leucine-rich repeat and immunoglobulin-like domain-containing nogo receptor-interacting protein 2b yields MTVGNVGERVMQHPAPRYHLFLGGAILLLLASSTMSCPARCECSAQTKSVSCHRRRLSTIPEGIPIETRVLDLSKNKLRIITPDNFSSFQQLEDLDLSDNLISVVEIGSFRCQLALRSLNFRSNMLQLVPAGVLSGLTNLTRLDLSHNRLVVLLDHAFQDLRKLASLEVGDNELVFISQRAFLGLTGLLSLTLERSNLTVVPTDALSHLHNLVELSMQHLSVSFLKPFSFKRLSHLCRLEIDYWPWLETLPPLSLHGLNLTTLFITNTNLSAFPGAALRHLPYLTHLNLSFCRIQHIHQGELGHLPHLMELRLQGAQLVSIEPFAFTSLKSLKLLDVSQNRLDSLERGVFASPDSLQRLCLGGNPLVCDCRLLWLLNSYRPPSLHILDLQPECSAPEHLLGKTLRELKEPLVSRYMTCTKPQIGPNTTQLLMADEGQPARLSCTAEGAPRPSVVWITPHRRYVTNKSSGRVEVRPDGTLEIKAAELHDSGVYLCVASNPAGNASLSASLAVKSLGIGDRSQNSNRSSNYLTESNNTWGNGTVLYNMTVPLDIKTIIISTAMGCLSFLGVVVFCFLLLFAWSRGKGRHKSNFDIEYVPRKSNGASNEVTETSGPRRVNMKMI; encoded by the coding sequence ATGACAGTGGGCAACGTGGGTGAAAGAGTCATGCAACACCCGGCCCCGCGCTACCACCTTTTCCTGGGTGGGGCCATACTTCTGCTCTTGGCCAGCTCTACAATGAGCTGTCCCGCCCGATGCGAGTGCTCTGCCCAGACTAAGTCGGTGAGCTGCCACCGCAGGCGTCTGAGCACCATCCCTGAAGGCATTCCAATCGAGACTCGAGTCCTGGATCTCAGCAAGAACAAGTTACGCATCATCACACCAGACAATTTCTCTTCATTTCAGCAGCTAGAGGACCTGGATCTCAGCGACAATCTTATCAGTGTGGTGGAAATCGGATCGTTCCGTTGTCAACTCGCTCTCCGCTCATTGAACTTCCGCAGTAACATGCTTCAGCTCGTTCCTGCGGGTGTGTTGTCAGGCTTGACCAACCTCACCCGGCTTGACCTCAGCCACAACAGACTGGTGGTTCTACTGGACCACGCCTTTCAAGATCTGCGCAAGTTAGCATCGCTTGAAGTGGGTGACAATGAACTTGTTTTCATCTCTCAGAGGGCCTTCTTGGGATTAACTGGACTTCTGAGTCTGACCCTGGAACGTTCCAATCTCACAGTGGTCCCAACTGATGCTCTATCACACTTACACAACCTAGTGGAACTATCTATGCAGCACTTAAGTGTCAGTTTTCTGAAGCCTTTCTCCTTCAAGAGGCTATCACACCTCTGCCGACTCGAGATTGATTACTGGCCTTGGCTGGAAACTCTACCCCCTCTCTCGTTGCATGGCCTCAACCTCACAACCTTATTCATAACTAACACTAATCTTTCTGCCTTCCCCGGCGCAGCGTTGCGCCACCTTCCCTACCTCACACATCTCAACTTGTCTTTCTGCCGCATTCAGCATATTCATCAAGGAGAGCTAGGCCACCTACCGCATTTGATGGAGCTGCGTCTCCAAGGGGCTCAGCTTGTTTCTATTGAGCCCTTTGCATTTACTAGCCTGAAATCTTTGAAACTATTGGATGTGTCACAAAACCGCCTGGACTCTCTGGAGAGGGGGGTGTTTGCATCACCAGACAGCCTCCAGAGGCTTTGTCTGGGTGGAAACCCATTGGTGTGTGACTGCAGATTGCTTTGGTTGCTGAATAGCTACAGGCCCCCCTCCCTGCATATTCTTGACCTCCAGCCTGAGTGCAGCGCCCCTGAGCACCTTTTGGGAAAAACTCTGCGTGAGCTCAAGGAACCACTGGTCTCCAGGTACATGACCTGCACCAAGCCTCAAATCGGACCAAACACAACACAGCTGCTGATGGCTGATGAGGGTCAACCAGCCCGCTTGAGCTGCACGGCGGAGGGAGCGCCGCGGCCGTCAGTGGTCTGGATTACCCCTCACAGACGCTACGTCACAAACAAGAGCAGCGGCAGGGTGGAAGTCCGACCAGATGGCACCCTGGAAATCAAGGCGGCAGAACTGCATGACAGCGGGGTGTACTTGTGTGTAGCTAGTAACCCTGCTGGCAATGCCAGCTTGTCTGCCTCTTTAGCTGTGAAGAGTCTGGGCATTGGGGACAGATCTCAAAATAGCAACAGGAGCTCAAATTATTTGACAGAATCGAACAACACTTGGGGGAACGGCACCGTGTTATACAACATGACAGTCCCCTTAGACATTAAGACTATCATTATATCCACAGCCATGGGCTGCCTGTCTTTCCTAGGTGTGGTCGTCTTCTGCTTCCTGCTTCTGTTCGCCTGGAGCCGAGGGAAAGGACGTCACAAGAGCAACTTTGACATCGAGTATGTCCCGCGCAAATCAAACGGGGCCtcaaatgaagtgacagaaacaAGCGGCCCTCGGCGAGTCAATATGAAAATGATTTGA